From Proteiniborus sp. MB09-C3, the proteins below share one genomic window:
- a CDS encoding DNA repair exonuclease has translation MDIRCIHTGDVHLGMEFKSASFDKNQANTRRLELWETFNRIIDRCKEIKAQILLIAGDLFEDEYCSVADVKRIDSKFREIMDTKVVISAGNHDTLGKRSLYKLIKWGDNVHIFEPNSITRIEFNDINVVIWGLSWDKKLERDNILDEIKVEDTSKINILLAHGDALSKDSEYLPISKNALMNSGFNYIALGHIHKPQFINDNISYCGSPEPLDFGETGSHGIIEGTISVDETKMSFKPFSKREFIIKEIAINENMGYNEIIDAIKLLDSKEKRAKNLYRTIITGTRDSYIDLNTRDIKEYLLNEFYYLDVIDKTTPDYDLDKIYKENSNNIIGLFIKEMEKQGLDNEIVRNALYYGLEVLLSEKVKK, from the coding sequence ATGGATATAAGATGTATTCACACAGGAGATGTTCATCTTGGAATGGAATTTAAAAGTGCAAGCTTTGATAAAAATCAGGCCAATACAAGAAGACTTGAGCTGTGGGAAACTTTTAATAGAATAATAGATAGATGTAAGGAAATAAAAGCACAAATTCTTTTAATAGCAGGAGATTTATTTGAGGATGAATACTGTTCAGTTGCAGACGTTAAGAGAATAGATTCTAAATTTAGAGAGATTATGGACACAAAAGTAGTCATATCAGCAGGAAATCATGATACCCTTGGAAAAAGGTCCTTATATAAATTGATTAAATGGGGGGATAATGTCCATATTTTCGAGCCCAATTCCATAACCAGAATTGAATTTAATGATATAAATGTGGTAATATGGGGTCTTAGCTGGGATAAGAAATTAGAAAGAGATAATATATTAGATGAGATTAAAGTAGAAGACACTAGTAAAATCAATATTCTTCTTGCTCATGGAGATGCTTTAAGTAAAGATTCTGAGTACCTTCCAATCAGTAAAAATGCATTAATGAATAGTGGATTTAACTATATTGCTTTAGGTCACATCCATAAGCCTCAGTTCATCAATGATAATATCAGCTATTGCGGCAGTCCCGAACCCCTTGACTTCGGAGAGACAGGTAGTCATGGCATTATAGAAGGTACAATTTCAGTAGATGAAACTAAAATGTCTTTTAAACCATTTTCTAAAAGAGAATTTATAATTAAAGAAATCGCTATAAATGAGAATATGGGCTATAATGAAATAATAGATGCAATAAAGCTACTTGATAGTAAAGAAAAAAGAGCAAAGAATCTGTATAGAACAATAATTACGGGAACTAGGGATAGTTATATTGATTTAAATACAAGGGATATAAAAGAATATTTACTTAACGAATTTTACTATTTAGATGTAATAGATAAAACTACTCCAGATTATGATTTAGATAAAATTTATAAAGAAAATTCGAATAATATTATTGGACTTTTTATAAAAGAAATGGAGAAACAAGGATTGGACAATGAAATAGTAAGGAATGCACTATACTACGGACTAGAAGTATTACTAAGCGAGAAGGTGAAAAAATGA
- the rimO gene encoding 30S ribosomal protein S12 methylthiotransferase RimO — protein MNVGFISLGCSKNLVVTEGIIGLFNSHNFNIVNDAQEADIIVINTCGFIESAKQEAINTIFEMAELKKNRCKYLIVTGCLVQRYKDELEREIPEVDLFLSISDYDRIWKEIENLLDLEEDKHAILDFNNRVLTTGENMAYLKIAEGCNNNCTYCAIPYIQGPYISRPMEDILKEAKNLADQGIKELVVIAQDTTKYGIDLYGESKLAQLLEELCKIGGFQWIRFLYAYPESITDELINVVKNNHKICSYFDIPIQHISDSVLKRMNRKSDGASIRGLIDKIREEIPDVILRTTLIVGFPGETEQDFNELYEFVKETKFDKLGVFTYSKEDNTPAAKLEEQVHHSIKKSRFNKIMKLQEQISKDKLNEKIGNVYQVLIESLTSDNEYYVGRTYMDVPDMDGVVFVKNNGEGNLINKFVYCKIREAIEYDLIAEIEN, from the coding sequence ATGAATGTAGGATTTATCTCATTAGGTTGTAGTAAAAATTTAGTAGTCACAGAGGGGATAATCGGATTATTTAATAGTCATAATTTTAATATAGTAAATGATGCACAGGAGGCAGATATAATAGTAATAAATACTTGTGGATTTATAGAATCTGCAAAGCAAGAAGCTATAAATACAATATTTGAAATGGCAGAACTAAAGAAGAATAGATGCAAATACTTAATCGTAACAGGCTGTCTTGTTCAAAGATATAAGGATGAATTAGAAAGGGAAATTCCTGAGGTCGATTTATTTTTAAGTATTAGTGATTATGATCGTATATGGAAGGAAATTGAGAATCTACTAGATTTAGAAGAAGATAAGCATGCTATATTGGATTTCAACAATAGGGTACTAACAACTGGAGAAAATATGGCATACCTCAAAATAGCAGAAGGCTGCAACAACAACTGTACCTACTGTGCTATTCCATATATTCAAGGGCCATATATATCTAGGCCTATGGAGGATATTCTAAAAGAAGCTAAAAACCTTGCAGATCAAGGAATAAAGGAGCTAGTAGTCATAGCACAGGATACTACAAAATATGGAATAGATTTATATGGCGAGTCAAAGCTTGCCCAGCTTTTAGAAGAGCTTTGCAAAATAGGAGGATTTCAATGGATTAGATTCCTATATGCCTATCCTGAAAGCATAACAGATGAATTAATTAATGTGGTAAAAAATAATCATAAGATTTGCAGCTATTTTGATATACCAATTCAACATATATCAGATTCAGTATTGAAAAGGATGAATAGAAAAAGTGACGGTGCAAGTATTAGAGGGCTAATAGATAAAATAAGAGAAGAAATACCAGATGTAATACTAAGAACTACATTGATAGTAGGATTCCCTGGGGAAACAGAGCAGGATTTTAATGAATTATACGAATTTGTAAAAGAAACAAAATTTGATAAATTAGGAGTGTTTACTTACTCAAAAGAAGATAACACCCCAGCAGCAAAGCTAGAAGAGCAAGTACATCATTCTATTAAAAAAAGTAGATTTAATAAAATAATGAAACTTCAAGAGCAAATTTCAAAGGATAAACTAAATGAAAAAATAGGCAATGTCTATCAGGTATTGATAGAATCATTAACCTCTGATAATGAATACTATGTGGGCAGAACATACATGGATGTACCAGATATGGACGGAGTAGTATTTGTTAAAAATAATGGTGAAGGAAATCTAATCAACAAATTTGTATACTGCAAAATTCGTGAAGCAATAGAATACGATTTGATTGCTGAAATAGAGAATTAG